The genomic DNA AAAATCGCCACCGGCTAACGTGATGTAGACCTTATCAAATCCGCCGTCCAAGCTACCAGCCAGCGCCGCGACAAAACCGCCCAGACTTGTTCCTTGCAATCCGATATAGCTTGTGTCGACGTCGGGCAAAACGGCGATGGCATCGCGACCGCGGCGGACATCCACCACCGCTTGCCGCATCGTCGTGACCACATCTTGATTCTCCGGTTTGATCGATCGGTCGCGGCGATCGCCATAGTGGGGCAAGTGGATCAAGAACGCATGCACGCCGTACAACGATAGGGTCTTCGCAACTAAGCGGCCCACCGTCATACCCGATCCCGATTCGTGCGCAACCAGTACGGCGGGCCGATGCAGTACGTTGCCATCTTTATCTTTGGCGACATACCATTTCATGGTCACCCGGTCATTGATCGGGTTGCCGGTATCAAGAGGTGACGGGAATCGGACGCTCCGCAGCGTCGCGTCGTCGCTTTCTAATTGGACGTCAAACGCGGCGTTCTGCCAGGCAAAACCGCGTAAGCAGTCCGCGGCGTCGGGGCTGGGATCGTCCAACGCGGCCAACGAATCCCGCGCGGGAAAGGTCTTCTGCGAGCCGACTTCCTGGGCACTCGCCAACGTCGTCATCAATGACATCGCAAACGTAATCGCGATCCGAACCGGTCCCAGCATCTAACCTTCTCCCGCTTTGATATTTCGGCGCCAAAAAACGAAGCTATCGATTGCGCCGCAGCACAAGATTAGCGTCGGGCAGGGTCGGCTGCCAGCGGTTGCGCGACATGCAGATCGTTCAAGCTTCGATTGGAATCTTTCAGCAAGGCTTGCAGTTTAACCGATGCGTGGGGTTCGTTGTTGAGTTCTTTGCCAGGAGCACTCCCCCAGACGATTTGCTTGCCGTTCTTCATGACGAGGTTCAACAACTGCGGCCGCTCGTCGTGCGGCGCACGTTGGGTGATCGTGATCGCTTCGATTCCCAAGGATTCCCGATACGGGGATAGAAGCATGGCCAATAATGCCGCATCGGCCACCTTGGTGTCACCAAACTTCGATCCCACACCGCTGATGGGATAGGTATCGCGTTGGACGATGATGTGGATGTAATTGAGCGTGTCGGCGCGGGAGAAATCATCGGTGGGCAACAGCACACTATGGCCATCCACTGGAAAAAACGACATCCCATCGACCTCCGGATGCCGGCTGACGACTTTGACCATCGCCACGGGGCGGCGGTAGGCGACGTGGACGTCGACATTTCCGGTCGAGGTCTTTTGCACTCGGCGAACACTTTCAACCCAAGGACTGGTGGCAAATGCGTTGGCAATCTGCGCGGTCGCTTGCAAATCCATCAACGAGACCTTCGTCAAGTCGGTCGCTCGAAAGACCGATTCGATCACATTCGAACGAATGTAGTCGGGTGGCGGAGAAATCTGAACCTGTTCAATGTTCAACGCGTTGTAGCGACGGTTGATTTGGTCGGCACCCCAACGATGCCACGCCAGATAGCCTCCCGTCACAAGCAGCACCGGCCAAAGAAACGCCAGTGCGGCGGGAGCCTTGATCGCGCCTCTGACAGCACTACCGAAGGTCGATCGGCTAGGGGCCGGCGCTGTCGGCTTTGCTGGTTTTTGCTTCTTTCCGCCCATCCGCCATTTCCGTTCGCACTGAGATCGATGATCGCCAACGCTACCAGATTTTAAGATTCATTTGCAAGTCGATCCCGGTCTGTAACGAAACCTTGTCGCGAACAATGTCGATCAACGCTAGCACGTCGTCACTACTCGCACCGTCGCTGGCGACCAGATATTTGGGGCGCAGCGGGTCCAAACTGACCGCGCCTTGCCGAATCCCCTTCATCCCGGCCTGTTCGATCAAATCCGAAGCGGTGGCGCCATCGGGATCGATGAAAGGCGTAATCACCCGCGGTTCATCGCGCGGTCGCTCGCTGCGTCGCACGATCCACAGCTTCTGCATTCGCTTGGTTAATTCGATCGGATCGCCCGCTTCCAATTGAAAACTGGCCGACAGCACGATCGAATCGCCAAGATCGCTGTGACGATATGAAAACTGCAGTTCGTCGCGGTTACGCGTGCTGATCTCGCCGGACAGCGATAGCAATTCGACCGATTCGGTGCACTGCCCGATATCGCTCCCTCCGGCGCTGGCGTTCCCTTGCAAAGCACCCCCCACGGTTCCGGGAATGCCGATCAAATGCCCCAAGCCCGCCAGACCTTTGCCAACGGCCATCGTGACCACATGCGACAACCGAGCTCCGCCACCGGCGGTCAATTGAGTTTCCTCGACGCGGATTTCTCCCAGCGAAGCCGCCGAAAGCGATAATACCAGTCCGGGAAAGCCCGATTCGCGGACCAAAAGATTCGAACCGCCGCCGAGCACGCGAATGGGGATTTCCGCTGCGTGCGCCGCGCGAACCAAGTCGACCAGCTCCTCGCGCGTGGTGGGTTCTGCGAAATAGCAGGCTGGTCCACCAATCCGCAGCCAGGTGTAGGGGGCTAACGGTTCGTCGTTGCAAATCAGATGCTGCAGGTGTTCAGGAAAACTCATCGATTATTTTCTGCCATTCACAAGAGAAACCACGCAGGGAAAGCTGCTAATGTCGCACATCTAGCCCTGCTTCGACAAGCCGAGACGGTTGCAAAAGCGAGCAATCCGCCCCCGCGGGTGCCGCAAAAGGAGCTGGAGATTTAAAACCGTCCGCTCCTCGATCGCTTGCAGGCTGCGTGCCGACGCCACGACAAAATGCGCTACGGCCGATAGAATGAAAACGGTCCCAGCGTAGGCGGCTCTCAAATCGACTTTCTCCCAATCCAGCTACCTCACCCTATAATGATCGGCATGGTTATTCTCGCAAACTCTATCAGCATCGTCGCACAATCGGCCGAGGTCGCTAGCGAGTCGGGGGCGGCGTCGCACGTCGCCGTGATCGTCGGCATCACTTTGGCTGCCTTTCTGTTGGTCTGCCTGGGGATGGCGGTCGGTGTGATGTTTGGGCGGCGACCGATCAGCGGCAGCTGTGGCGGGCTGGGCAACGTCACCAACGAAACGGGCGAGAAGAGTTGTGCGTTGTGCCAAAACCCGAGCGAAGCGTGCAAAGAGCTTCGCAATCGGATGACGCCCGCCGACGAAGCTTCGAAGCACGAAGCGGCGACTTAACGCATCATCGCCGGTTCTTCTTGGCCATCGGGAACTAGCGGGATCGCGATCTCCAGTGGCGCATCTTCGGGGGCAATCAAATCCGAAAAGGTCACGCTGACCGGTTCGACAGCGTTGACGGGAAATGGCACGCTGGCGACGCGGTCGCGCGAATCGATCTCTTTGGCGTGTTCCAGCAAGATCCGGCGGACTTCCAGAATCGCCGCCGGTTTGGTGTGAATCTCGGTGTGCTGGGCTTCGACAAAAATCTGTGAAACGGCATCGGGCAGTTCGGCGCTTTCTCGTTCCACGACGCCATCGCTGTTTGTCTTGATCCGGCCGATCAAGCTTTTGCTGGAGACCAATCCGACGACGTTGTGATATTTCACCGGCGACTTCTTCTGGGCCCGCATCATCACCGGGAAGATTGGCGAATCGGGGGCCAACGAATCGATCGACGTGTTGGTCGTCAGCAGCTGGGTGTCGCGGAAGTAATCGGGATTGTCGCGGATCAATCGCGTGCTGATGTTGGTCAGGAAGGCGGGCAGTTTGATGAACTGCCGTCCCAGCCACTGCGTGGTGCTGTTGGAATAATCACTCCCTTGGTGCGGCGTTCCGATCGTGATCACGCGGCTGACCGAAGGGTTGGGACGGAAGAAGAGCGTGCTCGCCAGGCGGGCTTGGTCTTCGTCGCTGGCATTGAGTTCGTCGATCGATTTTTCGCTGACGATCTTCCAGAAGTCGTTGCCGCTGTCGAGCGTCTGCAGACGGCTGACCAATCCGCCCATGCTGTGTCCGACCAGCACCATCTGCTCCATCGTTTTGGCATCGTGGCCATGATATTGTTGGTCGATCGTCTCCTGCAGATCTTTCATGTCTTTCCGCATCTGGACGGCGCTGATCCAAAACGGCTGCCCTGTCGGATACAGATAGAACCAGAATTGATAGCGTTCTCGGACCTCGGGAAAGCTGCGCAGGTCGTTGAACATGTCCATCCACGTCATCGGGCTCGACCACAGTCCATGCACCATCGTCACCGGAATCCGCTTGGGATCGTAGGCTTCGAGCATGAACAGACCCTGTTTGTTCTGTACCTTGGTCGGTTTCAATAGCCCCAGGGTGGCGATGTCTTTATCATGAAACTGTTTGTTGTCCAAGAAGTAGGCCAGCGGCGTCGTGATGTCGGTTTCCAGCGGAATCGTACGGCCGGCAAACTCGGTCCGCGACCGTCGCATCGGGTTGTAGAAAACCAGTTCACATTGCGGTTCGGGCTTGCCATCGGGGCCCACCGCGCCCGTCCAACTGCACTGCAGCAGCGCCGTGCAGGCGAAGCTGAGCATGTCGGGATAATACTTTTCCATCGGTGCGGCATTGTTCGCCTGCTTGCGAATCGCGATCAGCGGGACGCCCAAACCGTACGTGGTGTGGCGGTTGTTGAGTGTTTTGATCTCGTAGTCGCTAGCGAATTCAAAGTGATCGAATTCGGCAAAGTCCTGCTTGTCCCAATGGTCATCCAGCCGTGTTTTGATCGTGAAGTGCTTGTCTCCCGAACTCAACTGATACGTCTTGCCCGGTTGTAACTGGCCATCGGCATGCAACACCCGCAGCGTATCTTCGAGGGCTTGGTTGTAGAGATCGCATGCGCCGCGGAATTGGGGATCGTAGGGATTGCGGTTATCGGCGACCGTGGGTGAAAACAGATAGGCATAACTGCTTGCAAGTGCTCGCTGGAAGTAGTGCAACGCCTCGACAGCTTGCCCGTCGTGCTTGGCCTGCTGTCCTTGGATGTACGCCAGTTCGGCAACCGCATACAAACGTTCGCTCTCTTGCGATTGTTCGTCTTGGGTGCACAGCGACAGCAGCGCGGCGTTGGGATCTTTTTTGTATTCGTCGCTCAGATCGTAACGTTCCAGCAATTGGCTGGTTCGCAGCGATTCCTGGGGGCCGCGATTGGAGACGAGCGCCAGCGAAGCGGTCAGCGGATTTTCGCGCGTGTTCCGTTTTTGGATATAGCTGGTCGTGGCACAACCGGGCAGCCAAATCAACCAGAGCGCAGCGACCAGCCCGATCGCAAGAGCGCGATTCGAATCGGTCGAAACTACCCTGACTTCTCGCCGCATCCGTTGGGCCTTTGATCCTTCCGCAGGAAAACAGCGGCGACACTAGAAAATTTTGCCCCTCCGTGTCAACGCGACTCGCAAAAACACAGCCTTCAAATGTCGGAACGTCCATTTGACGACAGGGTGCCACTGGCTCTGCCAGTGTTGTGTTGCCGAGGTCCCAGCCTTGGCATAACCCAAAGCCACTACCAAAGTCCGGAAACCGAGGGCCGTGTTTGGAAGCTCAAAGTTCGCTCTGTCACCAACCGTTTAACCGTGTTGGAAAACGTTCCGATCATGAGGTGCTAGCTGCTTCGATCGGAAAGCACTGGCAAAGCCAGTGGCACACGACGACAGAGTGGATCCGAGTTTGCCGATGGAGCACAACTTTGCTTGTAGCATTTGGTGACAGGGTGCCACTGGCTCTGCCAGTGTTGTGTTGCCGAAGTCCCTGCGTTGGCATAACCCATTGTCACTACCAATGTCCGGGAACCGGAGGGCCGTGTTTGGAAGCTCAAAGCTCGCTCCGTCACCAAACGTTTAACCGTGTTGGAAAACGTTCCGATCATGAGAGTCTTGCTGCTTCGATCGGAAAGCACTGGCAAAGCCAGTGGCACACGACGACAGAGTGGATCCGAGTTTGCCGATGGAGCCCCAACTTTGCTTGTGGCATTTGGTGACAGGGTGCCACTGGCTCTGTCGGTGTTGTGTTGCCGAAGTCCCAGCTTTGGCATAACCCAAAGCCACTACCAATGTCCGGAAACCGGAGGGCCGTGTTTGGAAGCTCAAAGCTCGCTCCGTCACCAACCGTTTAACCGTGTTGGAAAACGTTACGATCATGAGGTGCTAGCTGCTTCGATCGGTAAGCACTGGCAAAGCCAGTGGCACACGACGACAGAGTGGATCCGAGTTTGCCGATGGAGCCCCAACTTTGCTTGTGGCATTTGGTGACAGGGTGCCACTGGCTCTGCCAGTGTTGTGTTACCGAAGTCCCAGCTTTGGCATAACCCAATGCCACTACCAAAGTCCGGAAACCGAGGGCCGTGTTTGGAAGCTCGAAGCTCGCTCCGCCATCAACCGTTTAACCGTGTTGGAAAACGTTCCGATCATGAGGTGCTAGCTGCTTCGATCGGAAAGCACTGGCAAAGCCAGTGGCACACGACGACAGAGTGGATCCGAGTTTGCCGATGGAGCCCCTATTTTGCTTGTGGCATTTGGTGACAGGGTGCCACTGGCTCTGCCAGTGTTTTGTTGCCGAAGTCCCAGCTTTGGCATAACCCATTGTCACTACCAATGTCCGGGAATCGGAGGGCACGTCTGGAAGCTCAGCTCGAGCCGTCACTGGACGTTTGGCACATTTCAAAACGGTTCCATCATGGGAGTCTTGCTGCTTCGATCGGAGAGCACTGGCGCAGACAGTGGCACACGAATAGGCCGACCGATCGCGTCGCAGAGCGGTTCGCTTCCAGCGACGATGCGGAAAACTCGTTGTTTCGTGTTTTCCGGGAATGCTGCGACTTATGAATTCGCGTATGCACGAGGCCTTGCCAGGTTATGGAGCCGACTGCCCCAGTTTGTCGAGGACGGACGGTTCGAGATAGCGGATGTGGACAACGCTCATCAATTTGCCCGGCCGAGGCCCTTGGCGCCTTTGGATCTCCATCTCTTGTTCATCTCCGGCTGCGGTGCCGACGGCGCGCGTGCCGCTGGCCGGTTCGTAGAACGCGATCGTCAACAACCCCAGTTGTTCGCTGTAGCCTTGGCGGCTGGCAAGGGAATCCTTGGCGTCGACCACCTCGAACAACCGCACCTTGCCCCGTTTGCCGGTCTGCGTAGTGAAGCCAAAAACTTCCCAAGCTGGAGCGCGGCCACGCACCTCTTCGCCGTTAGGGTCGAGAAAACGATGACCGGCTTCATCGAGGCTCGCGACGGGCATGCCCCACAATTCGGTGGCAAGTCCCTTTTCGGCAACCTTGAGCGTCGTATCGAGTCCGTCGACGAGAACCTTCACCAGCACCAGATCTCCGCTGTGGTTCTCCAAGCGAATGCGATAGTTGTCCCCTGGCTTTAATCCAACGTAGCAATCGTTGTCGACAAAGACAGGCGTCAGTGTTTGCGATCCCACTTTGATCTTCACGTTCAGCTTGTCGGTGAACTCGGGATCTGACAGCGGATGCGGTTGATCGATCTTCTGGTCCAAGCGATCGACCACCGTGGCTGGGACCTCTCCCGTGGTGGTCCCCGCGACCGAACGGGCATTGGTCAAGACAACCGCGCGGTCCTCCGGTTTGACCACCACGCTTTGCCCCATCATCGCCCATTCTCCTTCGCTCATCTCCGCGGTTCCGCCGGTGATACCGATCAAATCGCCCGAGACGGCCTCTTTCAATTCGCACTGCAACCGCACGATCGGCCCCTTGCGACCGCGAATCGAACCCAACGCGATCATCCTCATTTGATCGGCTTCTTCAGCGAGGTTTTCGACGCGTTGTGCTGAGGCCAGATCCGCCAGTTTGAATCCCCCTTGGGCTCGCAACGCCTCACGCAAACGATTGCGATCGACGACGCGAAAGTCGGTGTCTTGGCTTAACAGCGTGAGATTGCGTTCGACTTCATCGCCGCAGTATTTCCCCAACAAACCAAAGTTGCCTCCCAACACCTCTTCCAACTGGCTGTCGTCGGAAAACTCCAACACCCCGACCTTCTCCAAACGATGTTCTTCCATCAGATTGGCCAGATGCTCTGCCATGTTGGCCAGTAGTTTCTTCATCTCTTGAGGGCGAAGCTTGACAATCGCTGGCACGCCCACCACCCGTGGCCCGATGATCCGAACGGGAGTTTGGGCGCGCGAAAAACTGGCTTCGGCAGTGTGCCGGACGCGACGATCGACATAACGATGCAATTCGTCGATATCGACGCGACCATCGCTGTCTCGGTCCGCATGCCCCTTCAACCCTTCGGTCAACCAATAACTGTACAGCGAGCGTTGCTTTCCATACCACAACTGACTCTTCTCATCCGATTTGCAGCTGGCCAGTGTGACAACGCCGGCAACCGACTTAAATTGGTTGCCAATCACATCGGCGGACATCATGGTTGCATCATCGACGGCATTCTTTTCCGACCCGGCATGACACGAATCGATAATCAACAACTTAAAATCGGCTTTGCATTTCCCAATTTCGTCGCGTAACCAGTCGACCGACAGACCCGTCTCTACAGCGTTTTGAGGATCAAAATCTAAGGGTGCAAGGTACATCTTTCCATCAGCAGATTGAAAACCATGACCGCTGAAATAGACCATGATCGTGTCTTCCGGCTTAGGGCCGGCGAGCCATTTCGGCAATCGCTTCTTTAACGTTTGAATGCGCGGTTGAGAATCCGCATCGGCCTGTTCATCGGTCAATTCGAGCAGGTGACGCGTTTGATAGCCACCGTAGCTGCTCAAGGTCTCGCTGAGTTGCCGAACATCATTGACGGTGAATTGCAACGGAACGACTCTCTCATACGCCTCGGCTCCGATCAATACGGCCCATTGGTTCCCCGTCGCTTCCGCGGCTGGCGCCGGCGTCACCGAGAAGGTTGCACTAACTGTGCAAAGGATCCAAGTCGCGATCGTGAGGGATGAAAAACGAAGGTTGCAATATCTTGTGTTCGTCATGAGAGTATTTCTGTACGATGGTGATGTTGAAATGATTGCCCAAGACTTTTGCAAAGTTTTCCTGTTGCAGAAAGTTCATTTTTGTCGCGTGGATGTAAGATTCTTACTGCTGATGCCCGACATCGTGCTTATGGTTTCATCCAAACCTTTTGTTGGGTCGGTTTGTAGAGCAACGGATGATGCGGTTGAATGAGTTCTTCATTGCCCTTCTGCATGGCCTTGAATTCCTCGGAAGCAAAAAACGCTGCACACCGCTGGGCCACCACACCGTAAGTTTGTTCGATCTCCATCGGGCCCCGTGCTAGTTGAAGCGCCATGATTAACTCATGTGTCATGACACTCAGATTCCCATCGGGTCGGACCAACGAAAGTTCGGACGTTGAGCTTGCTGTCAAAACGCAAGTATTGGATTGCCCAATGTCTTTCAGTCGCGTGACTTCTTGGTCTAAAAAGTCGGAAGGCATTGGCGCATGATTTCGATTGGGAACATTCCGTGAAATCGCATCAGGATCGGAAATCGATTTTTCGTTGGTCACATAGCCGCCCGAATGGCAAACGTCCAAAATAACAACAATTTCGCGACCGGCGAGCGATTGCAACCAGTGGGCGAACAAATCGTCGGTGACGCCGGTTTGACGCGCGAGTTTGTGATGCGCGACTTCGGCCGAATCGACCCCCTGAATTATGCGACGTAAAGCCGGAATCAGTGCTTTGTTTTCGGGCGTGATCGTTCCCTCCTCTGCCTGCTTCAAAAGACCCAAACATTCTGGTAACCCGATGAAGTCGGAAGGCAATAGAAGTTCGTCCTGTTTGTCGGCTTCGTCACCTCCGTCGTCAGGAATTTGTCCACCGTGGCCGGAAAAGTAAATAAAGACGGTATCGCCAGGACGCGACTTCTGGGGCAGCCATTGGGTCACCATCGATTCGAGATTGGCACGCGTTGCTTGTTCGTTGACAAACACACGCGACTCATGAATGTCGCCCACATGATTCATCATCTCGTTCAAGATCATTGCATCGCGATGCGGACTGCTAAGATTCGAATTGTGTTCGGTGAATAGTTCTGCTTGTTTGGAGAACTGGTATTCAGAGACACCGAAGTAGACTGCAAATCGTTTCGCCCCCGATGCCGCAAGTTCTTGATTGCGGGCGTACGTCGTCACTTTCACTTCGGTTTCAGCCCATGTTTTTGAAACCTGCGCCGGCTGTTCAGCATTTGGCGGTACCGACTCTTGTGACTCTACCGCATTTTTATTGACCAACTTGTTCGTCACACGTTCCAGCTCATCCTTTGAAACCACGTTAAATCGCTTCGACTTCATTTGTTCGCTGGATAAGTTTTCGATTGGCGTTTCACTTGCGATCACCTTCACGGTCTCGGTCCCAAACGGCGCGGCGATTCGCCAGCGGAATTGATCGTCCGCCGAAGGAATCGTCACGACCTCTTTCGCCTTCACGCGATTGTTTTGCTGACCTGCATTCGGGAAGACCTGATACGCACTGCCATCGGATTGTTGATAGATGACGTAAAGATACGCGTCGCGTTCACTGACCACTCGAATGCGAAACTCATCCCCCTCGCGATAGTCTTGATTGCCATGGTTAACCTGTGCGTTCACCATAAAGTCGGGAGCGTCTTGCTGAATCGCAGAAACCGACTCCACCGTCTCGGCGGTCCACCCGAACTGAGACCCAAAAAACGTACTCACGAGCAACAGGGATATTCGCAGAAATTTGTCTACGTTGTGCATCGAAAAGGTTCCATGAGGTGAGCAGAGGTGAGGTGTTGTTGCGAAATCATCGTCAGAAAACGCGTTCATCCGCTTTTGGCAAGCCGTGCGGACAGACGCAACATGGAATCATCGTCCCGTCAAAGTGAACGCTGCCCAATAAAAAGGATGCGCCGCTCCCAGTGTATTGCGACGATGTTCGATCATCGATCTTTGAGCTGCACATAACGCAGCCGATTTACTTTTGCCGTTGGCTAGGTTTTGAAAGAATGCCTGCATCAACGGAACGGTTGCCTCATCAGGTATCCTCCAAAGCGAAGAGGCAACGGCATCGGCCCCCGCAAATTGAAAGGCTTGCCGAAGCCCGGCGACCCCTTCCCCGCAGCGAATGTCCCCGCGACCGGTATCACA from Rosistilla carotiformis includes the following:
- a CDS encoding caspase family protein, giving the protein MTPAPAAEATGNQWAVLIGAEAYERVVPLQFTVNDVRQLSETLSSYGGYQTRHLLELTDEQADADSQPRIQTLKKRLPKWLAGPKPEDTIMVYFSGHGFQSADGKMYLAPLDFDPQNAVETGLSVDWLRDEIGKCKADFKLLIIDSCHAGSEKNAVDDATMMSADVIGNQFKSVAGVVTLASCKSDEKSQLWYGKQRSLYSYWLTEGLKGHADRDSDGRVDIDELHRYVDRRVRHTAEASFSRAQTPVRIIGPRVVGVPAIVKLRPQEMKKLLANMAEHLANLMEEHRLEKVGVLEFSDDSQLEEVLGGNFGLLGKYCGDEVERNLTLLSQDTDFRVVDRNRLREALRAQGGFKLADLASAQRVENLAEEADQMRMIALGSIRGRKGPIVRLQCELKEAVSGDLIGITGGTAEMSEGEWAMMGQSVVVKPEDRAVVLTNARSVAGTTTGEVPATVVDRLDQKIDQPHPLSDPEFTDKLNVKIKVGSQTLTPVFVDNDCYVGLKPGDNYRIRLENHSGDLVLVKVLVDGLDTTLKVAEKGLATELWGMPVASLDEAGHRFLDPNGEEVRGRAPAWEVFGFTTQTGKRGKVRLFEVVDAKDSLASRQGYSEQLGLLTIAFYEPASGTRAVGTAAGDEQEMEIQRRQGPRPGKLMSVVHIRYLEPSVLDKLGQSAP
- the murB gene encoding UDP-N-acetylmuramate dehydrogenase — encoded protein: MSFPEHLQHLICNDEPLAPYTWLRIGGPACYFAEPTTREELVDLVRAAHAAEIPIRVLGGGSNLLVRESGFPGLVLSLSAASLGEIRVEETQLTAGGGARLSHVVTMAVGKGLAGLGHLIGIPGTVGGALQGNASAGGSDIGQCTESVELLSLSGEISTRNRDELQFSYRHSDLGDSIVLSASFQLEAGDPIELTKRMQKLWIVRRSERPRDEPRVITPFIDPDGATASDLIEQAGMKGIRQGAVSLDPLRPKYLVASDGASSDDVLALIDIVRDKVSLQTGIDLQMNLKIW
- a CDS encoding alpha/beta hydrolase family protein, yielding MLGPVRIAITFAMSLMTTLASAQEVGSQKTFPARDSLAALDDPSPDAADCLRGFAWQNAAFDVQLESDDATLRSVRFPSPLDTGNPINDRVTMKWYVAKDKDGNVLHRPAVLVAHESGSGMTVGRLVAKTLSLYGVHAFLIHLPHYGDRRDRSIKPENQDVVTTMRQAVVDVRRGRDAIAVLPDVDTSYIGLQGTSLGGFVAALAGSLDGGFDKVYITLAGGDFHSLLVNGTNEAAKMRQKLADAGYSGDKLKQLVQQVEPLRIAHRLTPEQTWMFTGSEDKVVPFANAMALAKAAKISAEHHVIVPANHYSAILYFPTIIDLIVRESLPADVIPAALKSDS
- a CDS encoding DUF4384 domain-containing protein — translated: MSTFFGSQFGWTAETVESVSAIQQDAPDFMVNAQVNHGNQDYREGDEFRIRVVSERDAYLYVIYQQSDGSAYQVFPNAGQQNNRVKAKEVVTIPSADDQFRWRIAAPFGTETVKVIASETPIENLSSEQMKSKRFNVVSKDELERVTNKLVNKNAVESQESVPPNAEQPAQVSKTWAETEVKVTTYARNQELAASGAKRFAVYFGVSEYQFSKQAELFTEHNSNLSSPHRDAMILNEMMNHVGDIHESRVFVNEQATRANLESMVTQWLPQKSRPGDTVFIYFSGHGGQIPDDGGDEADKQDELLLPSDFIGLPECLGLLKQAEEGTITPENKALIPALRRIIQGVDSAEVAHHKLARQTGVTDDLFAHWLQSLAGREIVVILDVCHSGGYVTNEKSISDPDAISRNVPNRNHAPMPSDFLDQEVTRLKDIGQSNTCVLTASSTSELSLVRPDGNLSVMTHELIMALQLARGPMEIEQTYGVVAQRCAAFFASEEFKAMQKGNEELIQPHHPLLYKPTQQKVWMKP
- a CDS encoding esterase/lipase family protein, producing MRREVRVVSTDSNRALAIGLVAALWLIWLPGCATTSYIQKRNTRENPLTASLALVSNRGPQESLRTSQLLERYDLSDEYKKDPNAALLSLCTQDEQSQESERLYAVAELAYIQGQQAKHDGQAVEALHYFQRALASSYAYLFSPTVADNRNPYDPQFRGACDLYNQALEDTLRVLHADGQLQPGKTYQLSSGDKHFTIKTRLDDHWDKQDFAEFDHFEFASDYEIKTLNNRHTTYGLGVPLIAIRKQANNAAPMEKYYPDMLSFACTALLQCSWTGAVGPDGKPEPQCELVFYNPMRRSRTEFAGRTIPLETDITTPLAYFLDNKQFHDKDIATLGLLKPTKVQNKQGLFMLEAYDPKRIPVTMVHGLWSSPMTWMDMFNDLRSFPEVRERYQFWFYLYPTGQPFWISAVQMRKDMKDLQETIDQQYHGHDAKTMEQMVLVGHSMGGLVSRLQTLDSGNDFWKIVSEKSIDELNASDEDQARLASTLFFRPNPSVSRVITIGTPHQGSDYSNSTTQWLGRQFIKLPAFLTNISTRLIRDNPDYFRDTQLLTTNTSIDSLAPDSPIFPVMMRAQKKSPVKYHNVVGLVSSKSLIGRIKTNSDGVVERESAELPDAVSQIFVEAQHTEIHTKPAAILEVRRILLEHAKEIDSRDRVASVPFPVNAVEPVSVTFSDLIAPEDAPLEIAIPLVPDGQEEPAMMR
- a CDS encoding cell division protein FtsQ/DivIB — protein: MGGKKQKPAKPTAPAPSRSTFGSAVRGAIKAPAALAFLWPVLLVTGGYLAWHRWGADQINRRYNALNIEQVQISPPPDYIRSNVIESVFRATDLTKVSLMDLQATAQIANAFATSPWVESVRRVQKTSTGNVDVHVAYRRPVAMVKVVSRHPEVDGMSFFPVDGHSVLLPTDDFSRADTLNYIHIIVQRDTYPISGVGSKFGDTKVADAALLAMLLSPYRESLGIEAITITQRAPHDERPQLLNLVMKNGKQIVWGSAPGKELNNEPHASVKLQALLKDSNRSLNDLHVAQPLAADPARR
- the nqrM gene encoding (Na+)-NQR maturation NqrM: MVILANSISIVAQSAEVASESGAASHVAVIVGITLAAFLLVCLGMAVGVMFGRRPISGSCGGLGNVTNETGEKSCALCQNPSEACKELRNRMTPADEASKHEAAT